In Methanocaldococcus lauensis, a single genomic region encodes these proteins:
- a CDS encoding glycogen synthase: MKLAILSPTMTPIVSYGGLGDVMKDLPKFLKNFNNEVLVLTLNHYNRYYNYPYEVIKKINIVYKGAKISFDVLKTKHPTTGVDIIVFSNEKINNLDIWDPIKYEIFADLVVIYLGDIKDVDVVSGHDWMCGLAIAKCSDVLDLPTTLTIHNEAFKGAIVEYKGEVMTFLEFGIKYADAVNTVSPTHAEEIKNCPYIKKYINNKPFVGILNGIDIDEYDPIKIIDRMVTLSNNKLNPKDYAYISPYTAEDAKNIKPKIKYSWFYRGGIYEYVEDWNKIGDKGISATDVEVYGELKGDIETPLIGFVGRATYQKGFNTMFEAIPELLEKHDIRFVFLTKGEKEIEDRLKNLAKEYDDKILALIGYCLPLSSLVFAGSDWTVMPSYWEPCGLVQMESMAYCTPVIATETGGLKDTIIPLHYNPYEHANFDKATGVLFKVPDKIGFIWGVEHALNWTFYKLNEICMFMQYVRYKCPKHPYDENSPLSMMMKNCYYHVLRNLSWQNSPSIRKYKGLFGGALYNHYLK; the protein is encoded by the coding sequence ATGAAACTCGCTATTCTTTCTCCAACAATGACTCCTATAGTATCTTATGGTGGTTTAGGAGATGTAATGAAAGATTTACCCAAATTTTTAAAAAATTTTAATAATGAAGTACTTGTATTAACTTTAAACCATTATAACAGATACTATAACTATCCCTATGAAGTTATTAAAAAAATTAATATTGTTTATAAAGGAGCAAAAATTTCTTTTGATGTTTTAAAAACAAAGCATCCCACAACTGGAGTAGATATTATAGTATTTAGCAATGAAAAAATAAACAATTTAGACATTTGGGACCCTATTAAATATGAAATATTTGCCGACTTAGTAGTTATCTATTTGGGTGATATTAAAGATGTTGATGTAGTTTCTGGACACGATTGGATGTGCGGTTTAGCTATAGCAAAATGTAGTGATGTTTTAGATCTTCCTACCACATTAACTATTCATAATGAGGCGTTTAAAGGAGCAATTGTTGAATATAAAGGAGAAGTTATGACTTTTTTAGAGTTTGGAATAAAATATGCCGATGCTGTTAATACTGTAAGCCCTACACACGCTGAAGAAATAAAAAACTGTCCATATATAAAGAAATATATAAACAATAAGCCATTTGTTGGAATATTAAATGGAATAGATATTGATGAATACGACCCAATAAAAATTATAGATAGGATGGTTACCCTTTCAAATAACAAACTTAATCCAAAGGATTATGCTTATATATCACCATATACCGCAGAAGATGCTAAAAATATAAAACCAAAAATAAAATATTCTTGGTTTTATAGGGGAGGAATTTATGAATATGTTGAAGATTGGAATAAAATAGGAGATAAAGGAATTTCAGCCACTGATGTAGAAGTTTATGGAGAGTTAAAAGGAGATATAGAAACTCCTTTAATTGGATTTGTTGGTAGAGCCACATATCAAAAAGGATTTAATACAATGTTTGAGGCAATTCCTGAACTTTTAGAAAAGCATGATATAAGATTTGTATTTTTAACAAAAGGGGAAAAAGAAATTGAAGATAGATTAAAAAATCTTGCTAAAGAATATGATGATAAGATTTTAGCTTTAATAGGATATTGCCTTCCATTATCTTCATTAGTATTTGCAGGAAGTGATTGGACAGTTATGCCATCATATTGGGAACCTTGTGGTTTAGTACAAATGGAGTCTATGGCATATTGCACTCCTGTAATTGCTACAGAAACTGGAGGGTTAAAGGATACAATAATTCCTTTACATTATAACCCTTATGAGCATGCAAATTTTGATAAGGCAACAGGAGTTTTATTTAAAGTTCCAGATAAAATTGGCTTTATTTGGGGGGTAGAACATGCACTAAATTGGACATTTTACAAACTTAATGAGATCTGCATGTTTATGCAGTATGTTAGATACAAATGTCCAAAGCATCCATACGATGAAAACTCCCCATTATCTATGATGATGAAAAATTGCTATTATCATGTTCTTAGAAACCTAAGTTGGCAGAATTCTCCATCTATAAGAAAATATAAAGGATTGTTTGGCGGAGCTCTTTATAATCACTACTTAAAATAA
- the pgi gene encoding glucose-6-phosphate isomerase → MLKYDYKNAVNIGDVSLEDFEKVDFNGAYSNLMEKLNKGVIGFREIIYDDLNKYNDFKNEDGINVVVVGMGGSILGTMAIYYGLSLYNYNNAYFIDNSDPEKTLSILKKVDLNNSIIYIISKSGNTLETLVNYYLIKRKIEKLDSFKGDIIFITNGGKLKREAEKNNYKVYSIPENVPGRFSVFTVVGLAPLYSLGIDISKILEGAKYMDKLCQNKNIFKNPALLNGVIHYLHEKKGRSISVVMSYIERLKYFGEWYKQLFGESLGKNNNGLTPILSIGAKDQHSLLQLYMDGKKDKVITFITTEKYDLDEEITFEDINDEKISCNLSNIIKCEQIATEMALTQRGVPNVRITLDEIDEFSLGAMMYMYEMQVGFMGELYNIDAYNQPAVEEEKRICWKLIKECGNYGDR, encoded by the coding sequence ATGTTGAAGTATGATTACAAAAACGCTGTTAATATTGGAGATGTTAGTTTAGAGGACTTTGAAAAAGTAGATTTTAATGGAGCATATTCAAATTTAATGGAAAAGTTAAATAAAGGAGTTATAGGATTTAGAGAAATTATATACGATGATTTAAATAAATACAACGATTTTAAAAATGAAGATGGAATAAATGTTGTAGTTGTAGGAATGGGTGGATCTATATTGGGAACAATGGCAATATATTATGGACTTTCATTATATAATTATAATAACGCCTATTTTATAGACAACAGCGATCCAGAAAAAACTCTTTCAATATTAAAAAAAGTAGATTTAAATAATTCGATAATTTACATTATTAGCAAATCAGGTAATACTTTAGAAACCTTAGTTAATTACTATTTAATAAAAAGAAAAATTGAGAAGTTAGATTCATTTAAAGGGGATATTATTTTTATTACTAACGGTGGTAAATTAAAAAGAGAAGCGGAAAAAAATAATTATAAAGTATATTCAATCCCTGAAAATGTTCCTGGTAGATTTTCTGTTTTTACAGTGGTTGGTTTGGCTCCATTATACTCATTAGGCATTGATATATCAAAAATTTTAGAAGGAGCAAAGTATATGGATAAACTTTGTCAAAATAAAAATATTTTTAAAAATCCTGCCTTGTTGAATGGAGTAATACACTATCTACACGAGAAAAAAGGTAGAAGTATATCTGTAGTTATGAGTTATATTGAAAGATTAAAATATTTTGGGGAGTGGTATAAACAACTCTTTGGAGAAAGTTTAGGTAAAAATAACAATGGTTTAACTCCTATACTTTCAATAGGTGCTAAGGATCAACATTCTCTTTTACAACTATATATGGATGGAAAAAAAGATAAAGTTATTACATTCATTACTACAGAAAAGTATGATTTAGATGAAGAGATAACATTTGAAGATATAAATGACGAAAAAATTTCTTGTAATCTTTCAAATATTATTAAATGTGAGCAAATAGCTACTGAAATGGCTTTAACACAGCGTGGAGTACCTAATGTGAGAATAACATTAGATGAAATTGATGAGTTTTCTTTGGGGGCAATGATGTATATGTATGAAATGCAAGTTGGCTTTATGGGAGAGTTATATAATATTGATGCATACAACCAGCCAGCAGTTGAAGAAGAGAAGAGAATATGTTGGAAATTAATAAAAGAATGTGGGAATTATGGTGATAGATAG
- the pfkC gene encoding ADP-specific phosphofructokinase — MISRYIETIKDCKLYTAYNTNVDAIKYLKDEDVQRLVDEFDHKEIIKRIEEYPRVIEEPLDFVARLVYSIMTGKPAEVPLKDDTKLNEWFDKIKYDEERMGGQAGIVSNLMATLKIDKIIVYTPFLSKKQSEMFVDYDNLLYPLVENNNLVLKKVRECYRDDPTKINRIFEFKKGLKFKLDNKIIVANQSTRFIVASRPENLRIETKEDVKRFLPNIGELVDCAFLSGYQGIKEKYSDGKTAKYYFEKAQEDIKLLKKNKKIKTHLEFASISNIEIRKMVVDYILSNVESVGMDETEIANVLHILGYEDLSNKILKESLVEDVIKGAKILLETFNNLEIVQVHTIYYILFVCRKDNPLSTKELEECLEFSTILASTKAKLGNIRDINDLYEGLKVPHNKYGDLLKKIAEKFNDNGYKVVLSPSRYVEKPKSTVGLGDTISSGAFVYYITLLKKKEIL, encoded by the coding sequence ATGATAAGTAGGTATATTGAGACAATAAAGGATTGTAAGTTATATACAGCCTACAATACAAATGTTGATGCAATAAAATATTTAAAAGACGAAGATGTGCAGAGATTAGTTGATGAGTTTGATCACAAAGAAATAATAAAAAGAATAGAAGAATATCCAAGAGTTATTGAAGAACCATTAGATTTCGTGGCAAGGTTAGTTTATAGTATAATGACAGGAAAGCCCGCAGAGGTTCCTTTAAAGGATGATACAAAATTAAATGAATGGTTTGATAAAATTAAATATGATGAAGAAAGAATGGGAGGACAGGCAGGAATTGTATCCAACTTAATGGCTACTCTAAAAATAGATAAAATTATTGTTTATACTCCATTTCTATCAAAAAAACAATCTGAAATGTTTGTAGATTATGATAATCTTCTATATCCATTAGTTGAAAATAATAATCTCGTTCTAAAAAAAGTTAGAGAGTGTTATAGAGATGACCCAACAAAGATAAATAGGATATTTGAATTTAAAAAAGGTTTAAAGTTTAAATTAGATAATAAAATTATAGTGGCAAATCAATCTACAAGATTTATTGTCGCATCGAGACCAGAAAATTTAAGAATTGAAACAAAAGAAGATGTTAAAAGATTTCTACCCAATATTGGAGAACTTGTAGATTGTGCATTTTTGTCTGGATATCAAGGAATTAAAGAAAAATATAGTGATGGAAAAACTGCAAAATATTACTTTGAAAAGGCTCAGGAAGATATAAAATTATTAAAGAAAAATAAAAAAATTAAGACACACTTAGAATTTGCTTCTATATCTAATATTGAAATTAGAAAGATGGTTGTTGATTACATTTTAAGTAATGTTGAAAGTGTAGGTATGGATGAGACAGAGATTGCAAATGTCTTACACATCTTGGGTTATGAGGATTTGAGTAATAAAATATTAAAAGAGAGTCTCGTAGAGGATGTTATAAAAGGAGCAAAAATTTTACTTGAAACTTTTAATAATTTGGAAATTGTTCAAGTTCATACAATTTATTATATACTATTTGTTTGCAGAAAAGATAACCCCCTATCTACAAAAGAACTTGAAGAATGTTTAGAGTTCTCTACTATTTTGGCATCAACGAAAGCAAAACTTGGAAATATAAGAGATATTAATGATTTATACGAAGGTTTAAAGGTTCCACATAACAAATATGGAGATTTGTTAAAAAAGATTGCTGAAAAGTTTAATGATAATGGATATAAAGTAGTTTTGTCCCCTTCAAGATATGTTGAAAAACCAAAATCTACTGTTGGATTGGGAGATACAATATCAAGTGGAGCATTTGTTTATTATATCACATTATTAAAGAAAAAAGAAATTTTATAA
- a CDS encoding sulfurtransferase TusA family protein, with the protein MKKLDVTGDICPIPVLKTKRALEELKEGEELEVVGDYKPALENIKRFAENNGYKVVSYEETENGFRIVIRK; encoded by the coding sequence ATGAAAAAACTTGATGTTACTGGAGACATTTGCCCAATTCCTGTTTTAAAGACAAAAAGAGCATTGGAAGAACTAAAAGAAGGAGAGGAATTAGAAGTTGTAGGGGATTATAAACCAGCATTGGAAAACATTAAAAGATTTGCTGAAAATAATGGCTATAAAGTAGTTAGTTATGAAGAAACTGAAAATGGATTTAGAATAGTTATAAGAAAATAA
- a CDS encoding DsrE/DsrF/TusD sulfur relay family protein, whose amino-acid sequence MKFTVIITEAPYGKERAYSALRFALTSLLEGIEVNIFLLENGVYVAKKEQNPSEVPNYLELLKNAIELGAVVKACGPCSKARGLKEEDLIEGVKLATMHDLVAFVKESDRVITF is encoded by the coding sequence ATGAAATTTACGGTAATTATTACAGAGGCACCTTATGGAAAAGAAAGAGCATATTCCGCTTTAAGATTTGCTTTAACATCTTTGTTGGAGGGTATAGAGGTAAATATTTTCTTACTTGAAAATGGTGTATATGTTGCTAAAAAAGAGCAAAATCCTTCAGAAGTTCCTAACTATTTAGAATTATTAAAAAATGCCATTGAACTTGGGGCTGTAGTTAAAGCATGTGGTCCTTGTTCTAAAGCAAGAGGATTAAAAGAAGAGGACTTAATTGAAGGCGTAAAATTAGCAACAATGCATGATTTAGTAGCATTTGTTAAAGAAAGTGATAGAGTAATAACATTCTAA
- a CDS encoding DHH family phosphoesterase, which yields MELLEYLKRDEILFLCHHNADPDAVGSCVALKYLASQLNSKGNYRIVADSISKISRNVLNEIGERVDVEIYPKLPQTVFIVDTASINQLKVNFDELKNKDVILIDHHKKTELADICKYYIIKEDYPSTSEIIAEIFRELNIFPPKNVRIALLCGIVYDTKHLKLANPKTFELISYLIKDISFQKILSLLSQESDYSKRTAHLKACSRMEIKEFDKIKIALSYVSSHEASCAKTIVSIGADIAFVVAVRKKEGEIRVSARCRKHVSKYVHLGNLMEKIGKELGGSGGGHSEAGGLNAPYDKSKSKEKVIKEVLNLCYKRFVDEYKKAKNIN from the coding sequence ATGGAGTTATTAGAATATTTAAAAAGAGATGAGATCCTTTTTTTATGTCATCATAATGCAGACCCTGATGCTGTTGGGAGTTGTGTGGCATTAAAATATTTAGCATCTCAACTAAATTCAAAAGGGAATTATAGAATTGTAGCAGATTCTATTAGTAAAATCTCAAGGAATGTTTTAAACGAAATTGGTGAAAGAGTTGATGTAGAAATATATCCCAAACTTCCACAAACTGTATTTATAGTTGATACTGCCTCAATAAATCAATTAAAAGTTAATTTTGATGAACTAAAAAATAAGGATGTTATTTTAATTGACCATCACAAAAAGACAGAGTTGGCTGATATTTGCAAATACTACATAATTAAAGAAGATTATCCCTCAACATCTGAGATTATAGCAGAGATTTTTAGAGAATTAAATATATTTCCTCCAAAAAATGTTAGAATAGCCTTGTTATGTGGAATAGTTTATGATACTAAACATTTAAAGTTAGCAAATCCAAAAACATTTGAATTAATAAGTTACTTAATAAAAGATATAAGTTTTCAAAAAATTTTATCTCTTTTATCTCAAGAGAGTGATTATAGTAAAAGAACTGCCCATTTAAAGGCGTGTAGTAGAATGGAAATAAAAGAATTTGATAAAATTAAGATAGCCTTATCTTATGTTAGTTCTCATGAGGCATCTTGTGCTAAAACCATAGTAAGTATTGGTGCAGATATTGCCTTTGTTGTAGCAGTTAGAAAAAAAGAAGGGGAAATAAGGGTTAGCGCAAGATGTAGAAAACATGTTTCTAAGTATGTGCATTTAGGAAATCTAATGGAAAAAATAGGTAAGGAGTTAGGAGGTAGTGGAGGAGGACATAGTGAGGCAGGAGGTTTAAATGCTCCTTATGATAAAAGTAAAAGCAAAGAAAAAGTTATAAAAGAAGTTTTAAATCTTTGCTATAAAAGATTTGTAGATGAATACAAAAAAGCTAAGAATATCAATTAA
- a CDS encoding 50S ribosomal protein L14e, translating into MAAIEIGRVCVKTAGREAGKICVIVDILDKNFVIVDGLVKRRRCNIKHLEPTEKKVDIERGATTEEVRLALDAAGLLKEE; encoded by the coding sequence ATGGCTGCTATAGAAATAGGAAGAGTTTGTGTAAAAACCGCAGGAAGAGAAGCAGGAAAAATCTGTGTTATTGTAGATATTTTAGATAAAAACTTTGTTATTGTAGATGGATTAGTTAAAAGAAGAAGATGTAACATAAAACACTTAGAACCTACAGAGAAAAAAGTAGATATTGAAAGAGGAGCTACAACAGAAGAAGTTAGATTGGCATTAGATGCTGCAGGATTATTAAAGGAGGAATAA
- the cmk gene encoding (d)CMP kinase, whose protein sequence is MIITIGGLPGTGTTTIAKLIAEKYNLKHVCAGFIFREMAKEMGMDLQEFSKYAEKHKEVDEEIDRRQVEIAKKGNVVLEGRLAAWMLLKNGIKPDLTLWFKAPLEVRAERISQRESISKEEALKKMLEREKSEKKRYKEIYNIDLDDLSIYDLIIDTSKWNIEGVFNIVSSAIDNLKK, encoded by the coding sequence ATGATAATTACCATTGGGGGGCTACCAGGGACGGGAACAACAACAATTGCTAAATTAATAGCAGAGAAATACAATTTAAAGCATGTATGTGCAGGATTTATATTTAGAGAGATGGCCAAAGAGATGGGAATGGACTTGCAGGAATTCAGTAAGTATGCTGAAAAACATAAAGAAGTTGATGAAGAAATTGATAGAAGGCAGGTAGAAATAGCAAAAAAAGGTAATGTAGTGTTGGAAGGTAGATTGGCGGCGTGGATGCTATTAAAGAATGGAATAAAACCAGATTTAACATTATGGTTTAAAGCCCCCCTTGAAGTTAGGGCTGAGAGAATTAGCCAGAGAGAAAGTATAAGTAAAGAAGAGGCTCTAAAAAAAATGTTAGAAAGAGAAAAAAGTGAAAAAAAGAGATATAAAGAAATTTATAATATTGACTTAGATGATTTATCTATTTACGATTTGATTATTGATACATCAAAATGGAATATCGAGGGAGTGTTTAATATTGTCTCCTCAGCTATTGATAACTTAAAAAAATAA
- a CDS encoding 50S ribosomal protein L34e, with amino-acid sequence MPAPRYRSRSYRRIYRRTPGGRLVIHYKRRKPNKARCAICGAELHGVPRGRPVEIRKLPKSQRRPERPYGGYLCPRCLRRLMINKARSL; translated from the coding sequence ATGCCAGCACCAAGATACAGATCAAGATCATACAGAAGAATATATAGAAGAACTCCAGGAGGAAGATTAGTTATACACTACAAAAGAAGAAAACCAAATAAAGCAAGATGTGCTATATGTGGAGCTGAATTGCACGGAGTTCCAAGAGGGAGACCAGTTGAAATAAGAAAATTACCAAAATCTCAAAGAAGACCTGAAAGACCTTATGGAGGCTACCTATGTCCAAGATGCTTAAGAAGATTAATGATCAACAAAGCGAGAAGTTTATAA
- a CDS encoding dihydroorotate dehydrogenase — MLKTVICGIEFKNPVFLASGIMGETGSALKRTAKGGAGAVTTKSIGKNPNPGHRNPTIVEVDGGLLNAMGLPNPGIDEYVKELQKVREDLNKMNVRIIGSVYGKDEEEFVEVSKKMEKYVDIIELNISCPHAKGYGATIGQNPELSYSVCKAVKKSVKIPVFAKLTPNVTDILEIANAVVDAGVDGLVAINTVRGMAIDIRAKKPILGNKFGGLSGKCIKPIGIKIVWDLYENFDVPIIGVGGIVSGEDAIEYMMAGASAVQIGSGIYYRGYDIFKKVCDEIVAFLKEENLELKDIIGIAHE, encoded by the coding sequence ATGTTAAAGACAGTAATATGTGGGATAGAATTTAAAAATCCAGTTTTTTTGGCGAGCGGTATTATGGGAGAAACTGGAAGTGCGTTAAAGAGAACTGCCAAAGGAGGAGCAGGAGCTGTAACAACTAAATCTATTGGAAAAAATCCAAATCCTGGACATAGAAATCCAACTATTGTTGAAGTTGATGGAGGACTTTTAAATGCTATGGGGCTGCCAAATCCTGGAATTGATGAATATGTAAAGGAATTACAAAAAGTTAGAGAAGATTTAAATAAAATGAATGTTAGGATTATTGGCTCTGTTTATGGTAAGGATGAGGAGGAATTTGTTGAAGTTTCTAAAAAGATGGAGAAATATGTAGATATCATTGAATTAAACATATCTTGTCCTCATGCAAAAGGTTATGGAGCCACAATTGGGCAGAATCCAGAATTATCTTACAGTGTTTGCAAGGCTGTAAAAAAATCAGTAAAAATCCCAGTTTTTGCTAAATTAACACCTAATGTTACAGATATATTAGAAATAGCCAATGCAGTTGTAGATGCTGGAGTTGATGGATTAGTGGCGATAAACACAGTTAGAGGAATGGCTATTGATATAAGAGCAAAAAAACCAATTTTAGGAAATAAGTTTGGAGGTTTGAGTGGTAAATGTATAAAACCAATAGGTATAAAAATTGTCTGGGATCTTTATGAAAACTTTGATGTCCCTATTATTGGCGTAGGTGGAATAGTTAGTGGAGAGGATGCTATAGAATATATGATGGCTGGTGCTTCTGCTGTCCAAATAGGAAGTGGAATTTATTATAGAGGATATGATATATTTAAAAAAGTTTGTGATGAAATTGTAGCATTTTTAAAAGAAGAGAACTTAGAATTAAAGGATATTATAGGAATTGCTCACGAATAA
- a CDS encoding CBS domain-containing protein, protein MDIAYDIPVSEVMSFPVITATKDMTVYDIANIMKDKDIGAVVIVEGKEPIGIVTERDIIKRVVAKNLKPKDILAEEVMSKKLITIPQTASINEAAKIMAKYKIKRLPVVKDGELVGIITESDIIRVSPKLLEIIAEYASIKPEDEKEVIPLDTDEFSEEYIYGICENCGYQGRVRLYQGRYLCDECIEEFKEKE, encoded by the coding sequence ATGGATATAGCTTATGACATTCCTGTCTCAGAAGTAATGAGTTTTCCAGTAATTACAGCTACAAAAGATATGACAGTTTATGACATCGCCAACATAATGAAGGATAAAGATATTGGGGCTGTTGTTATTGTAGAAGGCAAGGAGCCTATAGGAATAGTTACAGAGAGAGATATTATAAAAAGAGTTGTTGCAAAAAACCTAAAACCAAAAGACATATTAGCTGAGGAAGTTATGAGTAAAAAATTAATAACAATTCCTCAAACTGCTTCAATTAATGAAGCCGCTAAGATCATGGCTAAATATAAGATAAAAAGATTGCCTGTTGTAAAAGATGGGGAATTAGTAGGAATAATAACAGAGAGCGATATTATTAGGGTCTCACCAAAATTGTTGGAAATAATTGCTGAATATGCTTCAATAAAGCCAGAAGATGAGAAAGAGGTAATTCCATTAGATACTGACGAATTTTCTGAAGAGTATATATATGGAATCTGTGAAAACTGTGGATATCAAGGGAGAGTTAGACTATATCAGGGAAGATATTTGTGTGATGAGTGTATAGAAGAATTTAAAGAAAAAGAGTAA
- the tmk gene encoding dTMP kinase, protein MFIVFEGIDGSGKTTLSKLLSKSLNAFWTCEPTNSPIGKLIREFLQKKVKLDDRTLALLFAADRVEHTKIIKDILKSRDVVCDRYLYSSIAYQSVAGVDEDFIKSINRYALKPDIVFLLTIDVDVALKRVKGKDIFENKSFLQKVQEKYLELAEEYKFIVIDTTNKTIDEVYKEILEHYKKYSNKL, encoded by the coding sequence ATGTTCATAGTGTTTGAAGGTATTGATGGTAGTGGTAAAACGACACTATCAAAACTATTATCTAAATCTCTCAATGCTTTTTGGACTTGCGAACCTACAAATAGCCCAATAGGGAAGTTAATTAGAGAATTTTTACAAAAAAAAGTTAAATTAGATGATAGAACATTAGCATTGCTATTTGCCGCAGATAGAGTAGAGCACACAAAGATAATAAAAGATATTTTAAAAAGTAGAGATGTAGTTTGTGATAGATATTTGTATTCCTCAATAGCCTATCAAAGCGTTGCAGGCGTTGATGAAGATTTTATAAAATCAATAAATAGATACGCTTTAAAGCCAGATATAGTTTTTTTACTAACTATTGATGTAGATGTTGCTTTAAAAAGAGTTAAAGGTAAAGATATATTTGAAAATAAAAGTTTTCTACAAAAAGTTCAAGAAAAATATTTAGAATTGGCAGAAGAATATAAATTTATCGTAATTGACACAACTAACAAGACAATAGATGAAGTTTATAAGGAAATTTTAGAACATTATAAAAAGTATAGCAACAAATTATAA
- a CDS encoding cation:proton antiporter (subunit G of antiporter complex involved in resistance to high concentrations of Na+, K+, Li+ and/or alkali), giving the protein MEVYIDIVKDILIFISSLGILLASYRLWVEKDRKNIIYARIHILGVIDCACFLIFIALGEPLLAFVYLILAPFLAHAIANAAYNDKLDKLSK; this is encoded by the coding sequence ATGGAGGTATATATTGACATTGTTAAGGATATACTTATTTTTATATCTTCTTTGGGAATACTATTGGCTTCATATAGATTGTGGGTTGAAAAAGATAGAAAAAATATTATTTATGCGAGAATACATATCTTAGGTGTTATAGATTGTGCATGTTTTTTAATTTTTATAGCGTTAGGAGAACCATTATTAGCATTTGTTTATTTAATTTTAGCCCCATTTTTGGCTCATGCAATTGCAAATGCGGCATACAATGACAAATTAGATAAGTTGTCTAAGTAA
- the ftsY gene encoding signal recognition particle-docking protein FtsY, whose protein sequence is MFGKLKEKLLKTASKITEKIYNKGEAEEVKEEKPKIPLTSLFRTETKKEEIREPEIKKIESEKTEISKKVEEVKEIKKETTSEDEKKISFFDRFILTRTIKKALKKEIVILEEDIEDILEELEIELLESDVALEVVEKLIENIKKELVGRKISPNDNVEEITINAVKNAIKNILSQEKIDIEEIIKKNKAKGKPTVIVFVGINGTGKTTTIAKLAYKLKQKGYSVVIAAGDTFRAGAIEQLEQHAKNVGVRVIKHKQGADSAAVIYDAIQHAKARGIDVVLADTAGRQATNTNLMEEIKKVVRVTKPDLVIFVGDALTGNDAVYQAEEFNKAVNIDGIILTKIDADAKGGAALSIGYAIGKPILYLGVGQRYEDLIEFDADWMVKKLFGEEEFKFSTERQF, encoded by the coding sequence ATGTTTGGAAAATTAAAAGAAAAACTTTTAAAAACTGCATCAAAAATTACTGAAAAAATCTACAATAAAGGAGAGGCAGAAGAAGTAAAAGAAGAAAAACCAAAAATTCCATTAACAAGTTTATTTAGAACAGAAACTAAAAAAGAAGAAATAAGAGAACCAGAAATTAAAAAAATTGAAAGTGAAAAAACAGAAATCTCTAAAAAAGTAGAAGAAGTTAAAGAAATTAAAAAAGAAACTACATCAGAAGATGAGAAAAAAATAAGTTTCTTTGATAGATTTATTTTAACGAGGACTATTAAAAAGGCTCTCAAAAAAGAAATTGTAATTTTAGAGGAAGATATTGAAGATATATTAGAAGAGTTAGAAATAGAGCTTTTAGAATCTGATGTAGCCTTAGAAGTTGTAGAAAAGTTAATTGAGAATATTAAAAAAGAGTTAGTTGGGAGAAAAATATCTCCTAATGACAATGTTGAAGAAATTACAATTAACGCTGTAAAAAATGCTATAAAAAATATATTATCCCAAGAAAAGATTGATATTGAAGAGATTATTAAAAAGAATAAAGCAAAAGGAAAGCCAACAGTTATTGTATTCGTTGGAATAAATGGAACTGGAAAAACCACGACAATAGCTAAATTAGCATATAAATTAAAACAAAAAGGATATAGTGTTGTTATAGCGGCAGGAGATACATTTAGGGCTGGAGCGATAGAGCAGTTAGAACAGCATGCAAAAAATGTAGGTGTTAGAGTTATTAAGCATAAACAAGGGGCTGATTCAGCAGCAGTTATATACGATGCGATACAACACGCTAAGGCGAGAGGAATTGATGTCGTTTTGGCAGACACAGCAGGAAGGCAGGCAACAAATACAAACTTAATGGAAGAAATCAAAAAGGTTGTTAGAGTTACAAAGCCAGATTTAGTTATATTCGTTGGAGATGCTTTAACGGGAAACGATGCAGTTTATCAGGCAGAGGAGTTTAATAAGGCAGTGAATATAGATGGGATTATATTGACAAAAATAGATGCAGATGCAAAAGGAGGGGCGGCATTGTCAATTGGCTATGCAATTGGAAAACCTATTTTGTATTTAGGAGTTGGGCAGAGATATGAAGATTTAATTGAGTTCGATGCTGATTGGATGGTTAAAAAATTATTTGGTGAGGAAGAGTTTAAGTTTTCAACTGAAAGACAGTTTTAA